In Methylobacterium aquaticum, the following are encoded in one genomic region:
- a CDS encoding D-alanine--D-alanine ligase family protein, which produces MTEKTRVAVLYGGRSGEHEVSLRSAASVIRHLDRDRFEVIPVSIDKAGRWQRHDLRRITQTGDESLSIPAESPEVRLAQGTDGRAAVVGLDGAPARAEIDVVFPVLHGPLCEDGTLQGLLELTETAYVGSGVMASAVGMDKDVTKRLAGLAGIPIAPYRAFTRRAYERGDVFLDDIAAGLTLPVFVKPCNMGSSVGIQKVKDWAALPAALADAFQYDVKVLVEQGIDAREVEVAVLDGDPPFVSVASELNPQGHHDFYSYAAKYLDPEGATVDLPADIGPDQMERVRALALRAFEALECSGMARVDFFLDRKSGDFYLNEVNTLPGFTSISMYPQMMEASGIPYPELLTRLVDLALERHRTRRGLKREFVG; this is translated from the coding sequence ATGACCGAGAAGACCCGCGTCGCCGTCCTGTATGGCGGCAGATCCGGCGAGCACGAGGTCTCGCTGCGCTCCGCCGCCTCGGTGATCCGCCACCTCGACCGCGACCGCTTCGAGGTGATCCCGGTCAGCATCGACAAGGCCGGGCGCTGGCAGCGCCACGACCTGCGCCGGATCACCCAGACCGGGGACGAGAGCCTGTCGATCCCCGCCGAGAGCCCCGAGGTGCGGCTGGCGCAGGGAACCGATGGCCGCGCTGCGGTGGTCGGGCTCGACGGCGCGCCGGCCCGCGCCGAGATCGACGTGGTCTTCCCGGTCCTGCACGGGCCGCTCTGCGAGGACGGGACGCTGCAGGGCCTGCTGGAGCTGACCGAGACGGCCTATGTCGGCTCGGGCGTGATGGCCTCGGCGGTCGGCATGGACAAGGACGTCACCAAGCGGCTTGCCGGCCTCGCCGGCATCCCGATCGCCCCCTACCGCGCCTTCACCCGGCGTGCCTACGAGCGCGGCGACGTCTTCCTCGACGACATCGCCGCCGGCCTGACGCTGCCGGTCTTCGTCAAGCCCTGCAACATGGGCTCCAGCGTCGGCATCCAGAAGGTCAAGGACTGGGCCGCCCTGCCCGCGGCATTGGCCGACGCGTTCCAGTACGACGTCAAGGTGCTGGTCGAGCAGGGCATCGACGCCCGCGAGGTCGAGGTGGCGGTGCTCGACGGCGACCCGCCCTTCGTCAGCGTCGCGAGCGAGCTGAACCCGCAAGGCCACCACGACTTCTACTCCTACGCCGCCAAGTACCTCGACCCCGAGGGCGCCACCGTCGACCTGCCGGCCGATATCGGCCCGGACCAGATGGAGCGCGTGCGGGCGCTGGCCCTGCGCGCCTTCGAGGCGCTCGAATGCAGCGGGATGGCCCGCGTCGACTTCTTCCTCGACCGCAAGAGCGGGGATTTCTACCTCAACGAGGTCAACACCCTGCCGGGCTTCACCTCGATCAGCATGTACCCGCAGATGATGGAGGCTTCCGGCATCCCCTATCCGGAATTGCTGACCCGCCTCGTCGACCTGGCGCTGGAGCGGCACCGGACGCGGCGGGGGCTGAAGCGGGAATTCGTCGGGTAG
- a CDS encoding Hint domain-containing protein, with translation MPVFNNTVYGAGFVGSDDGAPSASFRLDDVSTSNITVTGTVTKAGDTVQATGIFPAESTSTTKTLYATQYDSQGMILFSDSPTAPTTRYVLSNTTLAKRDRVTFDDNNSPTDYAPPVCFVTGTLIRTARGEVAVEDLRVGDRAVTASGALRPIIWIGHRAIDGAGRALHHDQQPIHVRAGAFGAGLPTRDLRLSPGHPVLVGADADGAGGHLVPVMCLINGTSIAREPVASVTYWHVELDAHDILLAEGLPAESYLDWGDRPFFAEGSDHALHNPDFVVPGLAARCRPVAVDGPVVEAERARLSGVFAASLGAACGWDEAERFAWIAA, from the coding sequence ATGCCTGTTTTCAACAATACCGTGTACGGGGCGGGATTCGTGGGCTCGGATGACGGAGCACCGTCCGCCAGCTTCCGTCTCGACGACGTGTCGACTTCGAACATCACGGTGACCGGCACGGTCACCAAGGCCGGCGACACTGTCCAGGCGACCGGCATCTTCCCGGCGGAGAGCACGTCCACCACCAAGACGCTCTATGCGACTCAGTACGATTCGCAGGGCATGATCCTGTTCTCCGACAGCCCGACCGCGCCCACGACGCGCTACGTCCTGTCGAATACGACGCTCGCCAAGCGCGACCGCGTCACCTTCGACGACAACAACAGCCCGACCGACTACGCGCCGCCGGTGTGCTTCGTCACCGGCACCCTCATCCGCACCGCCCGCGGCGAAGTCGCGGTCGAGGATCTGCGGGTCGGCGACCGGGCGGTGACCGCCTCCGGCGCCCTGCGGCCGATCATCTGGATCGGGCACCGCGCCATCGACGGCGCCGGCCGGGCCCTGCATCACGACCAGCAGCCGATCCATGTCCGCGCCGGCGCCTTCGGGGCGGGCCTGCCCACCCGGGACCTGCGCCTCTCGCCGGGCCACCCCGTCCTCGTCGGCGCCGATGCGGACGGCGCGGGCGGCCATCTCGTGCCGGTGATGTGCCTGATCAACGGCACCAGCATCGCCCGCGAGCCGGTGGCCTCGGTCACCTACTGGCACGTCGAGCTCGACGCCCACGACATCCTGCTCGCCGAGGGCCTTCCGGCCGAGAGCTACCTCGACTGGGGCGACCGTCCGTTCTTCGCGGAAGGCTCCGACCACGCGCTCCACAACCCCGACTTCGTCGTGCCGGGTCTCGCCGCCCGCTGCCGGCCGGTCGCGGTCGACGGTCCGGTGGTCGAGGCCGAGCGGGCGCGGCTCTCGGGCGTGTTCGCGGCGTCGCTCGGCGCCGCCTGCGGCTGGGACGAGGCCGAGCGCTTCGCCTGGATCGCGGCGTAG
- the mdoH gene encoding glucans biosynthesis glucosyltransferase MdoH, with product MPQTDSSVVTLAEGPARAPLTTPTGLQACVTLRRRRLLVLGLNLATMLGLAAGLWAVLAQDGIDGLDLALLACGLATLPWTVLGFWNATIGFLLVRAGRRGVLAAAPQAAAGEGEAPLHVTTAVVMTLRNEDPARALSRLALVRESLERTGQGAAFRYHVLSDSDDLAVIRAEEEWVASWRAGLPGPEAERIQYRRRRDNAGYKAGNLQEFCARSDAELMLPLDADSLMTGPAILRLVRIMQAHPRLGILQSLAVGAPADSAFARLFQFGMRHGMLPYTLGAAWWGAECGPFWGHNALVRIAPFAAHCRLPPLRGGGAVLSHDQVEAVLMRRAGYEVRVLPIEEGSFEDNPPTLLDHLTRDARWCRGNLQYLRLPAMPGLQPMSRFQLAWAVLMFLNPPALTLALLLLPWRAATQGGPATGAVALYLVWLLLSLAPKLAGYAAVLADREARAAHGGGIRFLAGMAAEVAASFLLLGASSVRLTGVMIGLAVGRAGLWTAQGRDARGLRWSEAFRALGGVTLFGLVVCAALAVIAPTLLAWSLPLTLGSLLSVPFAVLTAAPEAGRAMVRSGLCATREEIAPPWEIARLQAGGPEAAGS from the coding sequence ATGCCGCAAACCGACTCCTCGGTGGTCACCCTCGCGGAGGGGCCCGCTCGCGCTCCTCTCACGACGCCGACGGGCCTGCAAGCCTGCGTCACCTTGCGTCGCCGTCGTCTCCTGGTGCTCGGGCTGAACCTCGCGACCATGCTGGGCCTCGCGGCCGGCCTCTGGGCGGTGCTGGCGCAGGACGGGATCGACGGGCTCGACCTCGCGCTCCTCGCCTGCGGCCTCGCCACCCTGCCCTGGACGGTGCTGGGATTCTGGAACGCCACGATCGGGTTCCTGCTGGTGCGGGCCGGCCGCCGGGGCGTGCTCGCGGCCGCGCCCCAGGCGGCGGCAGGGGAGGGGGAGGCGCCGCTCCACGTCACCACCGCCGTGGTGATGACGCTGCGCAACGAGGATCCGGCCCGGGCCCTGTCGCGCCTCGCCCTGGTGCGCGAGAGCCTGGAGCGCACAGGCCAGGGCGCCGCCTTCCGCTACCACGTGCTGAGCGACAGCGACGACCTGGCCGTCATCCGGGCCGAGGAGGAATGGGTCGCATCCTGGCGCGCCGGGCTGCCCGGCCCGGAGGCGGAGCGGATCCAGTATCGCCGGCGCCGCGACAATGCCGGCTACAAGGCCGGCAACCTGCAGGAGTTCTGCGCCCGCAGCGACGCCGAGCTGATGCTGCCCCTCGACGCCGACAGCCTGATGACGGGACCGGCGATCCTGCGCCTCGTGCGGATCATGCAGGCGCATCCGCGCCTCGGCATCCTCCAGAGCCTGGCGGTCGGCGCGCCGGCGGACAGCGCCTTTGCCCGGCTGTTCCAGTTCGGGATGCGCCACGGCATGCTGCCCTACACCCTGGGAGCCGCCTGGTGGGGGGCGGAATGCGGCCCGTTCTGGGGCCACAACGCGCTCGTGCGCATCGCTCCCTTCGCGGCCCATTGCCGGCTGCCGCCCCTGCGCGGCGGCGGGGCCGTGCTGTCGCACGACCAGGTCGAGGCGGTGCTGATGCGCCGGGCCGGCTACGAGGTCCGGGTGCTGCCGATCGAGGAGGGCAGCTTCGAGGACAATCCGCCGACGCTCCTCGACCACCTCACCCGCGATGCCCGCTGGTGCCGTGGCAACCTGCAATACCTGCGCCTGCCGGCGATGCCGGGCCTCCAGCCGATGAGCCGGTTCCAGCTCGCCTGGGCGGTGCTGATGTTCCTCAACCCGCCCGCCCTGACCCTGGCGCTCCTGCTGCTGCCCTGGCGCGCGGCGACGCAGGGAGGTCCGGCGACGGGGGCCGTCGCGCTCTACCTCGTCTGGCTCCTGCTCTCGCTCGCCCCGAAGCTCGCCGGCTACGCCGCCGTGCTGGCGGATCGCGAAGCCCGGGCGGCCCATGGCGGGGGGATCCGCTTCCTCGCCGGGATGGCGGCCGAGGTCGCGGCGTCGTTCCTCTTGCTCGGCGCCTCGTCGGTGCGGCTCACCGGGGTGATGATCGGGCTCGCCGTCGGCCGTGCCGGGCTCTGGACGGCGCAGGGCCGGGACGCGCGGGGCCTGCGCTGGAGCGAGGCGTTCCGGGCGCTCGGCGGCGTGACGCTGTTCGGGCTCGTCGTCTGCGCGGCGCTCGCGGTGATCGCGCCGACGCTCCTCGCCTGGAGCCTGCCGCTCACCCTTGGCAGCCTGCTCAGCGTGCCCTTCGCGGTCCTCACCGCGGCGCCGGAGGCGGGCCGCGCCATGGTCCGGTCCGGGCTCTGCGCGACCCGGGAGGAGATCGCCCCGCCCTGGGAGATCGCGCGGCTCCAGGCCGGCGGTCCCGAGGCGGCGGGGTCCTGA
- a CDS encoding zinc-dependent alcohol dehydrogenase has product MRQERLPPPEPDEVRARTLWTGLSRGTERLVFEGRVPEAVAERMRVPGQGGAFSFPVKYGYCAVAETEEGERVFALQPHQEAFNAPRDGLCPLPEGLPPRRAVLAANMETALNSLWDSGAGPGDRIAVVGGGVVGLLVAHLCAGLPGAEVCLIDRDPARAETARALRVAFALPEAAPREADIVFHASASAAGLSLALSLAGDEGTIVELSWYGTDAVAAPLGLAFHARRLRLVASQVGAVAASRRPRWSHRRRLAKALDLLRDDRLDALLTEEVAFDALPAALPRLLAPGAPGLCTVIRY; this is encoded by the coding sequence CTGCGGCAAGAGCGCCTGCCTCCACCAGAGCCCGACGAGGTGCGGGCGCGCACCCTGTGGACGGGCTTGAGCCGGGGCACCGAGCGGCTGGTCTTCGAGGGCCGGGTGCCGGAGGCGGTGGCCGAGCGGATGCGGGTCCCGGGCCAGGGCGGCGCCTTCTCGTTCCCGGTCAAGTACGGCTATTGCGCGGTCGCCGAGACGGAAGAGGGCGAGCGGGTCTTCGCGCTCCAGCCGCACCAGGAGGCGTTCAACGCCCCCCGCGACGGCCTGTGCCCGCTGCCGGAAGGCCTGCCGCCGCGCCGCGCCGTGCTCGCCGCCAACATGGAAACGGCGCTCAACTCCTTATGGGATTCGGGCGCCGGGCCGGGGGACCGGATCGCGGTGGTCGGCGGCGGGGTGGTCGGGCTCCTCGTCGCCCATCTCTGCGCCGGCCTGCCGGGGGCGGAGGTCTGCCTGATCGACCGCGACCCCGCCCGGGCGGAGACGGCGCGGGCGCTCAGGGTCGCCTTCGCCCTGCCGGAGGCGGCGCCGCGGGAGGCCGACATCGTGTTCCATGCCAGCGCCAGCGCCGCCGGGCTGTCGCTCGCCCTGTCGCTCGCGGGCGACGAGGGCACCATCGTCGAATTGAGCTGGTACGGCACCGACGCGGTCGCCGCGCCGCTCGGCCTCGCCTTCCATGCCCGGCGCCTGCGCCTGGTCGCCAGCCAGGTCGGGGCGGTGGCGGCGTCGCGCCGCCCGCGCTGGAGCCACCGGCGCCGCCTCGCCAAGGCCCTCGACCTGCTGCGCGACGACCGCCTCGACGCCCTCCTCACCGAGGAGGTCGCGTTCGACGCCCTGCCCGCCGCCCTCCCCCGCCTGCTCGCGCCCGGCGCGCCGGGCCTGTGCACCGTGATCCGTTACTGA
- a CDS encoding 6-pyruvoyl trahydropterin synthase family protein has protein sequence MYAVEVRDHVMIAHSFRGELFGPAQALHGATFVVDVAFFRESLTPDGVVVDIGRASEALKAILAPINYRNLDDLPDFAGKNTTTEFLCGHIHGAMAAATRAGDLGPGGEGVSRIRVTLHESHLARAWFEAPLA, from the coding sequence ATGTACGCCGTCGAGGTCCGCGACCACGTGATGATCGCCCACAGCTTCCGGGGCGAGCTGTTCGGGCCGGCGCAGGCCCTGCATGGGGCGACCTTCGTGGTCGACGTGGCGTTCTTCCGCGAGAGCCTGACCCCGGACGGGGTGGTGGTCGATATCGGCCGGGCGAGCGAGGCGCTGAAGGCGATCCTGGCGCCGATCAACTACCGCAACCTCGACGACCTGCCGGACTTCGCAGGGAAGAACACCACCACCGAGTTCCTGTGCGGGCACATCCACGGCGCGATGGCCGCCGCCACCCGGGCCGGCGATCTCGGCCCCGGCGGCGAGGGCGTGAGCCGCATCCGCGTGACCCTGCACGAATCCCACCTGGCACGGGCCTGGTTCGAGGCGCCGCTCGCCTGA
- a CDS encoding glycosyltransferase family 4 protein, translated as MRVCLAVPGDLSAPTGGYAYAREVLAHLPAQGVAATHLALPGGFPDPGAEELARTMALLAEVPAGTGLLVDGLAYGALPPELIRAVGRPVSVLVHHPLGYETGLSPERAAALIAVERAALALADRVVATSRYTARLLTAEFGVPSSRIAVAEPGTAPAARVVPREGPHARLLAVGTVTPRKGYDVLVRALAGLTDLDWSLTIAGSLDRAPASAAALRDRIDASDLGGRITLAGAVTPEALERLYGQADLAVSASLFEGYGMALAEALARGLPLVATTGGAAAETVPEGAGQAVAPGDAPALAASLRALIADPARRAEAAAASWAAGQRLPDWPDTAAVIADAMRMPA; from the coding sequence ATGCGCGTCTGTCTGGCCGTTCCGGGCGACCTCTCGGCCCCGACCGGGGGCTACGCCTATGCCCGCGAAGTCCTGGCGCATCTGCCGGCGCAGGGCGTCGCGGCGACGCATCTGGCGTTGCCGGGCGGCTTCCCCGATCCGGGCGCCGAGGAGCTTGCCCGCACCATGGCCCTCCTGGCGGAGGTGCCGGCCGGGACGGGCCTCCTCGTCGACGGCCTCGCCTACGGGGCGCTGCCGCCGGAGCTGATCCGCGCCGTCGGACGCCCGGTCTCGGTCCTGGTGCACCACCCCCTCGGCTACGAGACCGGCCTGTCGCCGGAGCGGGCGGCGGCGCTGATCGCCGTCGAGCGCGCGGCCCTGGCGCTGGCCGACCGTGTCGTCGCGACGAGCCGCTACACCGCCCGGCTGCTCACGGCCGAGTTCGGCGTGCCGTCTTCGCGGATCGCCGTCGCCGAGCCCGGCACCGCCCCCGCCGCCCGGGTGGTGCCGCGCGAGGGCCCGCATGCCAGGCTGCTCGCCGTCGGCACCGTGACCCCGCGCAAGGGCTACGACGTGCTGGTTCGGGCGCTTGCCGGGCTGACGGATCTCGACTGGTCGCTCACGATCGCCGGCAGCCTCGACCGGGCGCCTGCTAGTGCCGCCGCCCTGCGCGACCGGATCGACGCATCGGATCTCGGCGGCCGCATCACGCTCGCGGGCGCGGTGACGCCCGAGGCCCTGGAGCGGCTCTACGGGCAAGCCGACCTCGCGGTCTCGGCCTCGCTGTTCGAGGGCTACGGCATGGCTTTGGCCGAGGCCCTGGCCCGCGGACTGCCCCTCGTCGCCACCACCGGGGGCGCCGCCGCCGAGACGGTGCCGGAAGGCGCCGGCCAGGCGGTTGCGCCCGGCGACGCCCCGGCCCTCGCCGCCTCCCTGCGCGCGCTGATCGCCGATCCCGCCCGCCGCGCCGAGGCCGCCGCGGCGTCCTGGGCCGCCGGGCAGCGCCTGCCGGACTGGCCCGACACCGCCGCGGTGATCGCCGATGCCATGAGGATGCCAGCATGA
- a CDS encoding SAM-dependent methyltransferase → MLVDHDPALLAAAKVRLAAWAERAEAAGDGLVLQRGGARIAVRFRALDLAADPAAALAEGPDLVTAAALFDLASESWIATVAGAVARAGAVFYTALTYDGQERWTPPHPADAAIHAAFLVHQAGDKGFGPASGPGATEALAEAFREHGYAVETAASPWHLGPDEAALLHRLAEGTAQAARETGRVAASDAASWSALRQRTGTGAVIGHRDLLAMPAAAMRAST, encoded by the coding sequence GTGCTCGTCGATCACGATCCCGCCCTCCTCGCCGCCGCGAAGGTCCGCCTCGCGGCCTGGGCCGAGCGGGCGGAGGCGGCCGGGGACGGCCTGGTCCTGCAGCGCGGCGGCGCGCGGATCGCGGTCCGGTTCCGGGCCCTCGACCTCGCGGCCGATCCGGCGGCGGCGCTCGCGGAGGGGCCAGACCTCGTCACCGCGGCGGCGTTGTTCGACCTCGCCTCCGAGAGCTGGATCGCCACCGTCGCCGGAGCGGTGGCGCGCGCCGGCGCGGTCTTCTACACCGCGCTCACCTATGACGGGCAGGAACGCTGGACGCCGCCGCACCCGGCCGACGCCGCGATCCACGCCGCCTTCCTGGTCCACCAGGCCGGCGACAAGGGGTTCGGACCGGCGAGCGGCCCGGGCGCGACCGAGGCGCTGGCCGAGGCCTTCCGGGAGCACGGCTACGCGGTCGAGACCGCCGCCAGCCCCTGGCACCTCGGGCCGGACGAGGCCGCCCTGCTGCACCGGCTCGCCGAGGGAACGGCGCAGGCGGCGCGGGAGACCGGGCGGGTCGCGGCATCGGACGCGGCGTCATGGTCGGCCCTGCGGCAGCGCACCGGCACGGGGGCGGTGATCGGTCATCGCGACCTGCTGGCCATGCCGGCCGCGGCGATGCGGGCATCCACCTGA
- a CDS encoding cytochrome b produces MTPRSYAPSQKVLHWVVAILVVVLVPIALAMANLPDGALKNALYEWHKSFGLTVLALALARLLVRAARGAPPLVAGLPAWQRRAAHASHLALYALIVAVPLLGWAGTSACCAPVMLYFTLPLTLPVSGGMPVGEAILRVHQVAAFTLVALVLLHAAAALHHHLVRRDGTLRRMLPGRTG; encoded by the coding sequence ATGACGCCGCGCAGCTATGCTCCGTCCCAGAAGGTGCTGCACTGGGTCGTCGCCATCCTGGTCGTCGTCCTGGTGCCGATCGCGCTGGCCATGGCCAACCTGCCCGACGGCGCCCTGAAGAACGCGCTCTACGAGTGGCACAAGTCGTTCGGGCTCACCGTGCTGGCGCTGGCCCTGGCGCGGCTGCTGGTGCGCGCCGCCCGCGGTGCTCCGCCGCTGGTGGCCGGCCTGCCCGCCTGGCAGCGCCGGGCGGCCCATGCCTCGCACCTGGCGCTCTACGCCCTGATCGTGGCGGTGCCGCTGCTCGGCTGGGCCGGCACCTCGGCCTGCTGCGCGCCGGTGATGCTGTACTTCACCCTGCCCCTCACCCTGCCGGTCTCCGGCGGCATGCCGGTGGGCGAGGCGATCCTCCGGGTGCATCAGGTCGCCGCCTTCACGCTGGTCGCGCTGGTACTGCTGCACGCCGCCGCCGCCCTGCACCACCATCTGGTCCGCCGGGACGGGACCTTGCGGCGGATGCTGCCGGGGCGGACGGGGTGA